The Candidatus Methylomirabilota bacterium genomic sequence CCTGGCCGCCATTCCGCTGGCCGCCCGCGAGCACGCGAAGCTCTGCCTGATGGACACGCTGGGCATCGCATTCGCCGCCACGAAAGAGCCGGCCGCCATCGCGGCCGCGACGGTGGCGCGACGAACCAGCGGCGCGCCGGAGTCCACGCTGCTGGTCCACGGCGACAGAGTCCCAGCGCCGATGGCCGCCCTGGCCAACGGGACGGCGGCGTTCAGCCACAACTTCACTGACACGACACTCTCCTGTGTCATCCACGGAGGGCCCGTGGCAGTGCCCGCCGCCCTCGCCGCCGGGGAGATGATGACCGCGAGTGGGGCGGAGGTATTGACGGCCATCGTGGCCGGGTACGAGGTCATGACGCGCATAGGCAATTCCATCAACTCCGGAACGGCCCGCATGGCGCACCACAAGAAGGGCTACCATCCCACGGCCACCTGCGGGGTCTTCGGCGCCGCCGCGATCGCGGCGAAGCTCACCGGTCTGTCCGTCGAGGGGACCGTCGCCGCCCTCGGCGTCGCCGGGAGCTTCGCCTCGGGTCTGTCCGAATCCCTCACGGACGGCAGCGATGTCTGGCGCGCCCACGGAGGGATCGCCGCCCACAATGGCGTGCTCGCCGCCCTCCTGGCGCGTGCCGGCCTCACCGGCCCCCGAGGCGTGCTCGACGGCAAGAAGGGCTTCTGCACCGCCTTCACCGACGGGCGCTACGATGCGGGCGCCCTGGTCGAGGGGCTCGGCGAGCGCTGGCTCGTCCAGGACGCCGCGTTCAAGCTCCACAATACGGCCCACGTCTGGGCGCTGCCGCTCGACGCGCTGGCGGCGGTCCGGGCCGCGCATCCGTTCGCCGTCGCCGACGTCGAGCGGATGGAGGTCACCTTCCCGCAGAACTGGACCGCAATCATGGACGATCCGAGCGGCGCCACCTACGCTCCTATCAATTATGCGCAGGCCACGAACAACC encodes the following:
- a CDS encoding MmgE/PrpD family protein gives rise to the protein MTASERLARFVHELDLAAIPLAAREHAKLCLMDTLGIAFAATKEPAAIAAATVARRTSGAPESTLLVHGDRVPAPMAALANGTAAFSHNFTDTTLSCVIHGGPVAVPAALAAGEMMTASGAEVLTAIVAGYEVMTRIGNSINSGTARMAHHKKGYHPTATCGVFGAAAIAAKLTGLSVEGTVAALGVAGSFASGLSESLTDGSDVWRAHGGIAAHNGVLAALLARAGLTGPRGVLDGKKGFCTAFTDGRYDAGALVEGLGERWLVQDAAFKLHNTAHVWALPLDALAAVRAAHPFAVADVERMEVTFPQNWTAIMDDPSGATYAPINYAQATNNLRFCLALGLHESRVYIGEFDEAHLRNPAILETARRV